In Terriglobales bacterium, the genomic window CCACGCCCTTGTAGATGGTCGCGCCTTTCTCCATGCCCATGAATTCGCAGGTGGTGTCGTCAGCCTTGATGGGCTCCTTGCATTTCTGGCACAGGCGGCGGGCCAGGCGCTGGGCCATCACGCCGATAGTGGAGGACGACACCAGGAAGGGCTCGACGCCCATCTCGCCCAGGCGGGTGAACGAGCCGGCGGCGTTATTGGTATGCAGCGTGGTGAAGACCAGGTGGCCGGTGAGCGCGGCTTCGACGGCGATGTGCGCGGTTTCCTTGTCGCGCGTCTCGCCGACCAGGATGATGTCCGGGTCCTGGCGCAGGAAGGCGCGCAGGATGCGCGCGAAGTCCAGGCCGATCTCCTTGTGCGCCTGCACCTGGTTGACGCCGCCCAGGTCGTACTCGATGGGGTCTTCGGCGGTGGAGATGTTAACGCCGGGCTCGTTTAGTTCCGCGAGCGCGGAGTACAGCGTAGTGGTCTTGCCGGAGCCGGTGGGCCCGGTGACGTACATGATGCCGTAGGGCTGCGAGATCAGCTCGCGCACCAGCTCCAGCGTGGCCTGGTGGGCGATGAGCTTATCGAGGCCCAGGGTGGTGTTCGACTTGTCCAGGATACGCATGCAGACTTTCTCGCCCCACTTGGAAGGAATGGTGGAGACGCGGAAGTCGATGGGGCGGCCTTCCATGTTCACGCTGATGCGGCCGTCCTGCGGCAGGCGCTTTTCGGAGATGTCCAGCTTGGAGACGATTTTGAGGCGCGAGGTCAGGCCGAGCTGCACCTTCTTGGGCAGGTTCTGCACCACGTTGAGCACGCCGTCAATGCGGAAGCGGACGATGACTTCGGTTTCCATGGGCTCGACGTGGATGTCGCTGGCGCCCTTCTTGATGGCCAGGCCCAGGATGGAGTTGGCCAGGCGGATGATGGGCGCATCCTCGGAGGCCGACATCAGCTCCTGCTTGGTCTCGGCGCCGGTGGGACCGCCTTCGTCGGCCATCTGCAGGTCGCGGATGATGTCCGATTGCAAGAGGTCGATCATCTCCGCCGACGTCTTGCCGGTCATATCGAGCGTGCCGGTGGTGGTCTTGCCGGGCCCGGCGGCAGCAGGCTCTTCCTTATGCATGAGCTGCGCGTAGGTGGTGCCCATGAACTTCTTGAAGTCTTCCTCGGTCGTGACCACGGGCTCGATCATCACCCCCTTGATGATGCGGCGAATGTCGTCGAGGGCGATGATGTTGTTGGGATTCACCATGGCCAGGGTCAGTCGGTTGTTGGCGAAGGCCACGGGGATGACGCGGTGCTGCAGCATCATGGTGTGGGGCAGAAGGCCGAGTACCCGGGCGTCAAAGTTCATCTTGGCCAGGTTCATGTACTCGATGCCCACCTGCTGCGAGGCGGCCTCGACGCGCTCGGCCAGCACCGCGGTGAGCGCCAGACCCATCTTCGGGTAGAGCAGGAAGAGGTCCTGGAAGTCCTTCTGCTCGAGCACGGCGCAGGTGGTGGCCTGGGTAGCGGAGACGGTGGCGCTGCGCGGCTTACCGGTGAGCAGCGACATTTCGCCGAAGTTGGTTCCCGGCCCCAGCTCGGTGAGCAGGAAGTCGATATTGGTGTTGGGGTCCTTCTTGCGGACCTCGACCAGGCCGGAGGTGACGAAGAACATGGAGCTGCCGGGGGCGCCCTCGCGCACGATGACGGTGTTGGGCGGGTAGTCGCGGCGCTTCATGCGCTTGACGACTTCCTGGCACTCGGCCACCGAGAGGCCGCTGAACAGCTTGATGCGCTGCAAGAAATGCAGCGTTCCGGTCTCAGTGACGGGTTTGGCCGCCGCCCCGGTAGCGGGCGCGGCAGAAGGACTCGCCGGGAATGTGGCCATCGGTTCTCTCCTCACCTCGCATCACGGCGGCGGCCGGTCGGAAGCTCCGGGAGACGGCGTGCTGGACCGTCGCATGCGGGGGAAGTTCGCGGATTATATACCACGCAGTCACGGGGTGGAGCGGGGTTTCGGCAGCGCTTCGGGGCCTGCGCGCTTCTGCTATAGTAACCACCGCCGGAGGGTCCGGGGCAGCGCTCTGAGCCGCTCAGCCCTCCTCCGGAGAGGCACACCGTCATTCAAAAGCAGAAATGAGCGCAGGCACGAAACCGGAGGTGTCGCCGGCTGGGCCGCCGCCGCGGCGCCCCTTGCCGATGGTCGTCTTCTTCGAGGGCGACCCGGCGGGGAAGCGGGCGGCCATTGAAGCCCACCGCTTCCGCCGGCTGGCCTTTGAGCACCTGGACAGCCAGGCGCCGGAGGCCGAGCGCGTCGTGGTCGTCACCGAGGAGTGGATCCTCAAGGACAACTTCGCGGCCCTGCGCGCGCCCAACGTGCGCATCATCGCGCTCACCGACCGCCGCTTCAGCGATCCGCGCCTGGATGGCGCCGTCTACAGCTATCTTCCGGCGAACACGCCGCCAGAGCTGGTGGAGCGCGCGGTGGAGAACGCGGTGGACCACATCCGGTTGCTGGCCTCGCGCCGCGAGCTGAACGAGCGCCTGATCGGCGCCACCCGCGAGATCAGCGAGCTGAACCAGATCGGCGCCGCGCTCTCCGCCGAGCACAACACCGAGAAGCTGCTGGAACTGATCCTCACCAAGTCACGTGCCATCACCCAGTCCGACGCCGGGTCACTGTACATCGTGGAGAGCGCGGAGAGCCTGGAAGAAACCACCGC contains:
- a CDS encoding ATPase, T2SS/T4P/T4SS family; its protein translation is MATFPASPSAAPATGAAAKPVTETGTLHFLQRIKLFSGLSVAECQEVVKRMKRRDYPPNTVIVREGAPGSSMFFVTSGLVEVRKKDPNTNIDFLLTELGPGTNFGEMSLLTGKPRSATVSATQATTCAVLEQKDFQDLFLLYPKMGLALTAVLAERVEAASQQVGIEYMNLAKMNFDARVLGLLPHTMMLQHRVIPVAFANNRLTLAMVNPNNIIALDDIRRIIKGVMIEPVVTTEEDFKKFMGTTYAQLMHKEEPAAAGPGKTTTGTLDMTGKTSAEMIDLLQSDIIRDLQMADEGGPTGAETKQELMSASEDAPIIRLANSILGLAIKKGASDIHVEPMETEVIVRFRIDGVLNVVQNLPKKVQLGLTSRLKIVSKLDISEKRLPQDGRISVNMEGRPIDFRVSTIPSKWGEKVCMRILDKSNTTLGLDKLIAHQATLELVRELISQPYGIMYVTGPTGSGKTTTLYSALAELNEPGVNISTAEDPIEYDLGGVNQVQAHKEIGLDFARILRAFLRQDPDIILVGETRDKETAHIAVEAALTGHLVFTTLHTNNAAGSFTRLGEMGVEPFLVSSSTIGVMAQRLARRLCQKCKEPIKADDTTCEFMGMEKGATIYKGV